In a single window of the Magnolia sinica isolate HGM2019 chromosome 7, MsV1, whole genome shotgun sequence genome:
- the LOC131251513 gene encoding uncharacterized protein LOC131251513 has protein sequence MMEGAEEELERRSRFLSGLIQKKKESEQHEQLQRLNVRVRAADMPLPLQDRAFRCARDSLDAMMLQPSNTTTNNNNHNKSHNHSKLDSKRLALALKKEFDSSYGPAWHCIVGTSFGSYVTHSLGGFLYFSIDKVYILLFKTAVEPLDH, from the exons ATGATGGAAGGAGCGGAAGAAGAGCTGGAAAGGAGGAGCCGATTCCTGAGCGGTCTTATacagaagaagaaggagagcgAGCAGCACGAGCAGCTGCAGCGGCTCAATGTTCGAGTCCGAGCTGCTGACATGCCTCTCCCCTTGCAAGACCGAGCCTTCAGGTGCGCTCGCGACTCGCTCGACGCCATGATGCTGCAACCCTCCAACACCACcaccaacaacaacaaccacaacaaaAGCCACAACCACAGCAAGCTCGACAGCAAGCGCCTCGCACTCGCCCTCAAAAAG GAATTTGATTCATCATATGGCCCAGCTTGGCATTGCATTGTGGGGACGAGCTTTGGTTCGTATGTCACGCATTCCCTGGGAGGCTTCTTGTACTTCTCCATTGATAAGGTTTACATTCTTCTCTTTAAGACGGCCGTGGAACCTTTAGACCATTGA